AATAGAAAATGAGCATCTAGTGCTTCATTTAGTGTCGCTCATGATCAACAGATTTGGGAATGCGTGTCTTCAATGCACAGTGACAGTATATTGGCAGATTATACTGTACGTGTGAGTAATAAAATGGCCTATAaatggcacttttttttttttaatatcaccTGCTCTTGTAATTCTTTGAGGCAGCTCTTCAGTCTGCAGAGAGTTGGTGTTCAGTAGGAACTCGTGGTGTTTCTCTGTATAATCTGCCTGGGTCACCTCTCAAGCTCATCACTCCCTCATTAGAGCCGGCGCTGTGGGAGAGAGGGCAGAGCGAAGGGGGCAGGAACTTTGTGACGGCTTGGAAATGTCAGAGCTGTTGTTAGGTGCTCTCTGCCACCTTCAGtcttcatcacttcatctcTTGATTTAGAGAGCGGATGTGCAGCATGCTGAGCGTaggctttatttattcattgcaGGTTGCTTGACAGCTCATGCTCCTGAATCGGCTGCACACAAGATCTTTACCCATCACTGGGTGTTGTAGACATAGAGTTATATTCTgctgtgtaaataaataaagtaagaTATAGACAGGTGCATGCAGCTTGATGTTAGAAGACAAGTTTCATATGTCATAATAGCTATTGTTTTAAAGTGTTAGTTGCAGGAAGGACATAAGATGATGATGAAATTATATGGGACCCTCTCTTTGTCTGCTCTGTCAGCCAACATGATGTATAAATTCAAATGGCAGCAAGCAGCAGTGATGACAACAAATGAGTACATAGAGCTAGTTCCACAGGTAGAGAGAATTGCCCCTTGTCATCAGCAGGGGTTAAAATAAGCCCCCTTGAATAAATGAGTTTGAAAGAGTCAGTCTCTGTTGCACAAATTAAGGAAACTGGCTCGttctggttattttttttaacattggcCTGTAAGAAATTCCTGCATTTCCGGCAAAATGTTCTTCCAGCAAAAGGTAGGAGAAACTGGATGCTACATGTTCTAGAAACTACAAGCAGTTAACTCTAATATTTGATTCAGTCTTGTCCAAACTCTGTGGATTTTAATCAGTGTTATTGATCAGCCACAGAGAAACCCAGAAGCTCTGAAGATGTGCACCTTTATTTTCAAAACAATTATAATCGTAACAGCATCACTCACACAGTTTTCTTGAAAAGCCAAAGGTGTCATCCTGTTTTATCGGTCACAGATTCCCCTGCAGAAACACCGGCTGACAAATATTAGCAGTCTAAATAAAACAGTCTAAACAGCCTTAAAGACTCAGTAATGAGTCACTTGTAAGTTTCAGTGCAACACTGTCCACACCTTCATAAAATCCACAGCTCTGACCAGATCACTCTCAATTTCCTGTCATTAGGTTTGTGATTTATGCAATTTTAGGCACAAAATCCCTTTTCTGGTTTCTCTCAACGAGAGCGTTGCTCAGAAACCCTTCTGTTGTTTAGAAGAATTTCAATGTTTGACATTTCCACTGATTTGTTCTAATAATCTACTTTATCTATTTTATTTCCTCATATTTTATAGATTCACTGGTTTTACAGTAGCtggtttttgctttttcagactacctttcttttttattgcttATTATAAAACCGCCGGTCagttatatctttttttttttcttaattgcaTTTATCGTCTTTGTGAAATTAGGCCTTCACAAACAGTGGTATAATTTAAGTACTTGTGTAATTAATGATTGATCTGTATAATCAATCAGGTTCCCATGATCCTGGTGGGCAACAAGTGTGACTTGGAGGATGAGCGTGTGGTCGGCAAGGAGCAGGGTCAGAACCTGGCCCGTCAGTGGAACAACTGTGCCTTTTTAGAGACTTCAGCTAAATCAAAGATCAACGTTAATGAGGTAATATTCAAATTCTGCACAGAAAGCATGATATGGATTATTTTTTAACCTATTTATTTATAGAGAGACAAGTATATAACACAAACTCAAACCTCCCACCGCAGCATGTGTATCCTAAGCTAATCTGGCCTTTAAAACACACTGATACAGATCAATAAACCACCTACAGAACAGCACAAAGCACAACCAGTTAAAACAACGTTCCAGTAAAATTGTTATAAAATTACtggcacattttaaaaacatgggTGGACTGTACaatattttggggaaaaaatgacattgcaATGTTTAGTTTCTctgcaatatgaaaaaaaatcaggaatttTCACTATTTGGAAAGAAAGAATCACCCTAAAATGACGAGCTAACTTGTTTTAGTGGAGTGCATCTGCAtagaaaaaaagcataaaaattgCAAATTGTTTGGAACCTTTCTCAGAAGGTGTAACACTGTCTAAAGcatctgaagttttttttttttttttttgcttttgacgGCAGTCAGACCTGGCTCTGCAGTCATCATATGGAGCTTTATGGTCAAAATAAGTCGTGTTGCCTCGTGAAGTGGAAAGAattgcatgacactgtggacaGAATACCAGTTTTTAGTCAACATCATCTTTTTGTTAGCAGAATATTTCCATGCATGTCCTGAATAGGGCTTCGTGATAATGGCCAAAATGATAATTATTCCATTATTATTGGCCTGCATATCACAGTTATTAATTGATGtagagacaaaacatttcattgcACTTCCACATTTAAATAGATTTCACTTCCATGTTGTACATTACTGCTAATGTACAAACAGGCATCACAATAGGACTTAAAATTAGCTGCTTTTCCACATGAGTCCAGAGCCATAGCCTAAATATAAGTAGAATATATCAAAAATGCCTCTCTTTCTGAATATCGGCTCAATGATAGACTTTATAATTTACTGATGTTCTCTGAAGGCCTCATAGAGACGCTGGTAGGAGCTGTCTGGgcagctgcacacacagaaGCATCTATTCTTCTTATTCGACTTACTGCAGTGCACACAGCACATACTTTGAAAAAGAGTTAAAGAAGAcgttctaatgtcagatttccTCAAGTTGAAACAAGGCAGTTTTGTCTGTATGGGCTGCTGTCTAGGAGCAGAGCTTTTTATGCATCAGTATCCCAGTCGATTATGTTAATTTAACTGTGAGAAGCCAGAATTGGGATCATGATTAAAATTCTATTAATTATGTAACACTACAACTGATGTTACTTTTTTGTATTAAGCCACAAAACCCACTGTAGCATGATGTGTTTTAGGTAATTTGCCTCCTCAACATTGCACACAATATATTGTGCAGCCCTAGTGAATGTGTCCTCTTCGGAGTCCTGATGGTTTACTTACCgatgatgaagaaaagaaatcacataaaATATCCATCTCATGCATTTCTGCTTAAAGTATAATGTGTACTGACATCCTCATAATGTACTCGATGCTAAAGCTGAAAATGTAGAAACCATCTAATTTTCTCTGTTGTAGATTTTCTATGATCTGGGCGACAGATCAACAGAAAAACGCCgatggaaaagaagaagacaaaaaagaagtCAGGTTGCACACTGCTCTAA
The window above is part of the Acanthochromis polyacanthus isolate Apoly-LR-REF ecotype Palm Island chromosome 6, KAUST_Apoly_ChrSc, whole genome shotgun sequence genome. Proteins encoded here:
- the LOC110946495 gene encoding LOW QUALITY PROTEIN: ras-related protein O-Krev (The sequence of the model RefSeq protein was modified relative to this genomic sequence to represent the inferred CDS: inserted 1 base in 1 codon) translates to MLEILDTAGTEQFTAMRDLYMKNGQGFALVYSITAQSTFNDLQDLREQILRVKDTEDVPMILVGNKCDLEDERVVGKEQGQNLARQWNNCAFLETSAKSKINVNEIFYDLXRQINRKTPMEKKKTKKKSGCTLL